The window ctaccagaacggtcggggtgagggtccacgtaccgggggccgaattgcggatttatgccgcgtatcgacccccgggtcctgattttgtcgaggacgatattagacgggccttgaaccatgatcgccatccggccttggtggtcggggacctcaatgcgaaacatgtcgcttggggctcccgaatcatcacgccgcccggaaggcgattgtacgaggatgccgaaaggggggactactgcgtggtcggccccaacgaacccacacacgttccaacgttggcccggtaccaaccggacgttttggacgtgtgtgttcacaaggggctacggtgccctctagcgatagaggcactgtacgacctgagtacccctcacctaccgatcttggtcacggtgggtttggggctcactcgggtcgcgacatcccctctcaggcctagggtcgactggcagtcctttacgggactgctggccgaccaatccttgtttcaagacccgtctacccctgatgaggtcgacacggcggcttcccgtctcgtcgacaccatcaggggagccctggaccaagtgacgactctggtacccagcggggggcccagagcggaactcccggtgcacctcaagacgttaattcgtcggaagagggcactgaggaggctctgggcgacatctaggtgtcccaggattaagcgcgagctCAACCGACTTGAGGGGgagctggcgactaagatgcggacttaccggggtgattcctgggaggggggactgttggacgcgtccgacgaccgtacgatggccccccttcaccgcatctgtcgccggctcaccaacaagccttcccccacttgccccttggaggacgaggggggaagacggtgttttacaccgttggctcgtgccgaagtcctggccaactcgctggagcggcagttcactccgaatgtctctgcaccctcgatggCTGCATTCCATCGCGAGGTGTCAGAGGGTGTAATCCAattcctcaaaccggaatcgccgggagtcgagctgggagatgacgacttagtcactcccagcgaagtgcgcctcctcatcaagttgatgaagaggcgcaaagcccccggcgaggacggtattcctcccctcgccctgcaaaacctccctccctcaatcgtgtcagcaatgacacgattgtttaattccattctccgggtaggacacttccctggaacttggaaactgggcaagattatcgtcttgcccaaacccggcaaggacaggagaaagccctccagttaccgaccgattaccttgctctcgcacgtgggcaaattgttcgagcggctgctcctgaggaggatatcgccgtatattctcctcaggccggagcaattcggctttagaagcggccactcgacgactctgcaactgacccgtgtcctgcatcacttggcggaccggcgaaactcgggccaatacacggtcgcggtcctcctcgatatcgagaaggccttcgaccgtgtgtggcacgaggggctggtccacaagctgcgggacgcgggcctaccgcacgctcacgtgcgactgctcgggtcgtatctggagggcagaaccttctttgtcgcggtcgagggcgcacggtcttccgtgcgtcccattacggccggggttccccagggtagtgtcctatcacctatcctatacgccctctacactaatgacatccccaccctggagggtcaccttcgggcgtgggaggaggacgtgaagttggccttgttcgctgacgactcggcctacttctcgtcctccccgttcccctctgcagccatcatgaggatgcagaggcttttggacatactgccccagtggctggaccgttggagagtcgcggtcaatgtgggaaagaccgcggccttactctacggtccggtccgtatcagagtcgtcccaaagaaactcagcctccgaggtgtgaatgtcgagttcaggaccacggtccggtatctcggatgcgacatTGACCGCTCtttgagcatggtcgcgcacgtcaaccgagtcatcggtcaggCTCGCGCGGCCATgttcttgttgcggccggtgtttgcgtccgggcttccgaccaggaccaaactcgccatttacaagacatacgtccgttcccgcctcacatacgctgctgtggcctggtatcacctgttgtcgccgtcccagcgatctaggttgcaggcccagcagagtctttccctccgcattatcgtcggggccgggcagtacgtcagaaatgacgttattgcccgggacctaggggtggagtcgctcgtggagtttgtgactaggctcgcccgtaatatgtacgagcgagccgaaaacgggccccatgagcatctccacaacatagccccgctgcacgccagaccaccggatggtacggcgttgccgcgggagctattggtacccccgacgatcgttcggagataaagctcctcgccggctgtgaggccggggaggacctatgagcgcccctctcggagctgagtttcatcagcctctagccccacgcctcttgcccgtttggcgggtcccccgtatggggaccgcggctgcaccccgtaggtgcagcctcatttccatgaggggctttgaccccaccccccacccccttttgggatggggtgttCTTACCCGCTGCAGTCCTCCCCCCCatcaatattgtataacgatGGGGAGAGGGGGAGAGGACTGCAGCGCGGAGTGCGGATTTGCTCTCTCCCCCATAataggttaagttagattaggattaggtttaggtgtgacggcgcgcgctgtcccggcactccacggagtgcaggaacggcgcgctgTCGTCGCTTAGATGTAAGTTAGATTAAGTTAGGTGTACTTTAGGTTAAGCTAGGAtaagataaaattgtaaaaaaaaaaaaaaaaaaataaaaaaaaaaaaaagaaaaaaaaaaaaaaaaaaaaaaaaaatcaaaaatccaaaaaataaaaaaaaacaaaaaaacaaaaaacaaaaaaaaaaaaaaaaatggaggagagcagcagccgcccccggaagaagggaagaaagaagaagaagaaggaagaaagaagaaagaaggaAGAAGGAAGAAAGAAGATGAAGAAATGAAGATAGAAATCGTCCCACCACTCACCTCGAGCCTGTGTACAGTCCATCCCGCagtgcatcacccctgccttaATAGGCGGGGAGCTACAAGTCCGGgtagaggggtttccccgaggcccgctccgcgcccccgcaaggggacgcgacgaccccacGACGCGACTAGACAAGCCGAGTGAACAACACAATGTCCACATTGCTCTTTAAGTAAACCTGTGAGGGTAAGTGCTAGAACATTCACTATTCAGCAAATAAAAGAGCCATTCTGTTCGGATCTGACCGGGTAATGGAAAAGCATACAACGCAAATGATGTACTCTAAAAACTTTcgacttaaaataattttcctttAACGATTTTAAATAGATCGCTTCGCTTTTATTTgatgactagcttttgcccgcgacttcgtccgcgtggaatagttcaaaaacaatactttattttagaatgaatttggttagcataaaaaatgttatagtgagccaaccttaatatatagacatatgctgtcgcggacttttttttagatcttttaaaggggaataattcggtcatacattattttagcgagactttaatcgtttctgcagcgcacgcagcggaagctctcaaaagggaaaaatactccgtttttgaaacattttttattggtgctccgtttgtattggccttataaaataaaataaaaaagcctgtaTTTCCTTATCCTGCACTTCTTTCATTTGAAATGTGGTATTTATTTGTTAGtgtttagttagttattaatgcttattgtctaaatgttagtacgagttaatttttgttattggatATGGACTCCTCATCtcgggtgaaggcctcctccagtccTTTCCACTGATCTCTGTCCTTGCCGATCGTTTGCCAGTCCTTTCCTATTATTTCGATTATGTCGTCAGCCCATCGTCTTTTCGGTCTCCCTACCCTTCTTTTGCCAATTGGCCCTTTCCagattgtagtgttgactgtCCACCTGGTGTCTGTGTATCTCAATACGTGAcctgcccactgccatttcAATTTTAGAGCTTGTGTGAGGGCATCTGTTATCTTTGTTTTCTGTCTTATTACTTTGCTCCTGactttttgaatttttcttaTGTTTAGGATACTTCTCTCCATAGCTCTTTGTGTTGTTGTAATTCTTTGTTTTGCTCTTGTCGTGTATACCCAAGTTTGGCAGCCATACAGTAGACAAGGCAGTATACAGGTGTCTAATACAGTTTTCTTAAGGTTTATTGAGTAGTCTCCTTTTAAAATTTCTCTGAGTGACCAAAATTTCTTCCAGGCTATGTTTGTTCTTCTTTCAATTTCGTCTTCATTGTgcgtttttaaaaaagatatttgttTGCCTAGGTAGATGTAACTGTAGACATATTCTATAGTTTTTCCTTTTACATTGATGGGTCGTTCTATGCTGTTTGTCATGATTTTGGTTTTTGTAGCATTCATCTCTAATCCTACTTGTGAGCTCGCTTGAATAAGAGAGCGGAGCATATCTTGTAATTCATTTGCTGTTTCAGACAGCATAACTATGTCGTCCGCAAATCTGAGATGGCTTAGATAcctgttgtttatttttatacctCTATTTTCCCAGTCTGTGTTTCGAAATACATCTTCTAGAACCGCGATAAACAGCTTAGGTGACAGGGGGTCCCCCTGTCTGACTCCTCTTTCAATATTAATTGCATCACCTCTAGATTCTAGCTTCACATAACTTATGCTGttgttgtatatatattttataatatttatatatttcgaatttatgtttaatttcttTAGTGATTTCCATATAGAGTTGTGGCTTATGCTGTCAAAGGCTTTGCTGTAGTCGATAAAACCTAGATAGAGTGGCTTATTAAACTCTTCGTATTTTTCTATAACTTGTTCTAGTGCCTGTATATGGTCTAGTGTGCTAAACCCAGAACGAAAGCCAGCTTGTTCTATTGGTTGTGCCTTTTCAATCTCTTGTGTTATGCGTTTAAGAATTATAGATGAGaagattttgtatatatttaccAGTAAGCTAATTGGTCTATAGTTGTTGATATCGAGGGGGTTTCCTTTTTTATATAGTAATATGATGTCCGACGTGCACCATTGGATTGGTACGATTTCAGCTTCTAGTATGAGATTGAATAATTCTGTGAGAGGCTTAAGTAAAACTGGTGCGCCTATTTTCAGAGCTTCATTGGTTATTGCGTCGGGACCAGGACTTTTATCTGATTTTAGATGCTTCAGCTGCGCGTATGTATCTTTTTCTTCTATCGGTCTAATTGTTTCCGTGTTATAACAGTTGTGTGAATCATTGGCTTCCTtgatggttttatttttgtttttgtataattctTGGTAGAAAGAAGTTGCCTTCTGTACGATTTCTTGTCTTGTTGTAATTTCTTTATGTTGGCCTTCTAGTTTTTGTATCCAAGTTTTTCTTAAGTTTAATTCTTTAAATGCTCTCTTTGTGCTtcggaatttatttaaattttctgttATTATCCTTTGCCTGTGCTTACTATAGTCTCTTTTAATCGCTTTGCTAGTTTCCTTATATATTTTGCTTAGTTCTTTCTTTATATCAGCATCTTTATTCTTTCTTAGAGTTAATTCACTGCGTTGGTTAATTAAGGCTAGTGTTTCTTCGCTAAATATTTTgtgtcgtttttctttttttgtattgtttttgctAGTTAAACTTTTTGTTATAGCTATTTCTAGCGCATCATAGTAAGATTGAACGTTTCTGGTATCTGCTAGTTTGGTTTCGATGTTCGATTTGAGGCTGTCTATGTAGTATCTTGTTTCTTCTTCATTTTTTGGGATTTTTGGTGGTGGTTTAAAgccttttctattttttttcgcTTGACTCAATAGAACTGTTGCTCTAAGTAGTCTATGGTCTGTTTGGAACTTTACGTTGTTGAGAACTTCATAATTTTGGACTATTTTTGGGACATTTGTCATGATGTAGTCAATTTCGTTTTTAACTTTTTCGTCTGGTGACTTCCAAGTCCATCTTCTGCTGGGTCTTTTTTTGAAATAAGTGTTGATTATTGCTAGTCTATATTCCAATGCATATTCTAGCAGTCTTTCGCCTCTTTCGTTTCTTTGGCCTAGCCCGTACTGTCCCATGACgagtttttcttcttttttgggTTGCCCTATTTTTGCATTGAAGTCTCctaatattatgattttctcATTGGATAGTGTATGAGCTTTTTTCAGATCATTGTAGAATTTTTGTATTTCTGTATCGTCTGATTTTTCCGTGGGTGCGTATGCCTGAATTATAGAAATGTCTAGTCCGCCAAAATTCATTTGAAGTAGCGCTACTCTCTCTGAAATGCAAGTGAAGTTAGTTATATTGCTTTTCcatgccttttttattaaaaatccgactCCATACAATCCCTTTGTTTCTCCTATATAGCAGAAAACATAGTCTGAATACTCTTCTATGTGGCAGCCCATTTTTCTTGTTTCTGAGAGTCCTAGTATGTCGTATTTTATATCTTTCAATGCATTATTGAGTTCTAAGTATCGGTGTATTGATGACAGAGACCTGACATTATAAGTTCCAATTTTTATACAATTCTTAAAGTCTTTGTTCAGTTTagtggttttttgtttttgtggttTTCCTGGAGGGTTGTGGTCGTACTCTTCCACGGGGACCAGCCGGCTTGGAAGATGTGTGTTTtgtattaatgtacatttttcagtttgtttgttgttttctgGCTGAGGCTGGTCGGTTCGTTGCTATATATTTGTGGTTTTGGCTTGTGTGTTTGTTttcttgttattgttatttttgtttgttagatAGTTTAGTATGCTCGGTTTTACTCCGCCTTCGGAAAAGCTTGAAGACCTTTGGATTATGTGGGCAGCCAAGgttttgttctttttgtttgCTCGAGATATCTGCCCGGCATGGTTGATTGTGTTATTCTCTGGAGATTCTGATAgatttcttttattgtttttcggGTCTTTGGATGAGTTATTTAGTAGAACAAGCTTGTCGTATTTAATAATGGCTTTATTGCCCTTCTCTCTTTCTGCTATAACTTGCTCCTGtagctatattttatttttatttatttattttatggactccagtaaccacttagcaccaggtgggctgtgaggtcgtccacccatctaagcaataaaaaaaaacccaaaatttTCAGAATCACGGGTCACGTCATTATGACGTAAATATTACACTTAAGTTAATCGATGGTCTTACTTATGGAACCACAAACAATTACCTACGCTAAGGCGACAAgtgcaaaataataaattatttgtttctttaaaaaaaccaaGAATCTATCCCTAATacttggaaaaattaaacagaaaacTGCCTAAGTCCACACTCAATGCTCTTAAATGAAGTCGAGTGCTCCCTGCAGATAAATACGGTTAGACTTTATAGTATAATTCACAGTATTTATCCAACACTTAACAATAATCCAGTGAAACATTTATACTAAACGTTCAGATCTGACCCCTGTGGAGGACAGGTCAATCAACTGTATCGAGTTTCAAGCTGTATTAACCTTAAGCCGTATTTAGTTATGGCTTCtagaaacaatacgagaaaatTATCGAACAATACGTTGATGTGGTTGTGTTGGAGGTAATcgtaaaatttttatataaaattgtcTCCAATAGATGATTCTAGTTCGAAATCTTACGACATTTTCAGTGATGATGGGTGCTCTCTGCGATTTTGTTTCtctctttataaaaaaacaatttttttattaaatactgaaTAGCTTTttgtgcgcgtttgggatgggaTGGAATGGTATGGGCATGTGATAAGACAAAATGACAATGAGATTGGTAAAAGAGTTTTAGCTATGAAGTTGGAAgactttagaggaagaggtagaccgaaGAAAAAATTTATggattacgttttttttattgcttagatgggtggacgagctcacagcccatctggtgttaagtggttattggagcccatagacatctagatctacaacgtaaatgcgccacccactttgagatataagttctaagatctcagtatagtaacaaaagtcaccaggtgggctgtgagctcgtccacccatctaagcaataaaaaaatgtgagccgtcacgggacgcctggcagatgtgaaacatcgacattaatttgtaaaagtaatatgcagaaaagaacagattgtgataggaactaaatatgtcatatcattatgacataaataaaatggtgtgaagtggtcgccctcggtctgttaggactccagcagtgataaaagctgtgaaggcgcgaattcaaagaaatcccaaacgtaagcagaaactgttgggccttcagatggggttaagcataaccacggtgaaaagggtgttaaatgaagacttagggcttcgggcatatcgaagaaaaacaggacatcgtttgaatgctcgtctaatggacctgagactgaagagatgccgcgctttgttgaagcggtacgcgggaaaaaaatatcgggaaattcttttttcggatgaaaaatttttgaccgtagaagagagctacaacaaacaaaatgataaggtgtacgcacatagtagtgaagaagcgagcaaccgtattccgcgtgtccaacgaggtcattttccattctcgctcatggtatggttgggagtttcttattggggcttaacagaggtacatttttgtgagaaaggtgtaaaaacgaatgcagttgtgtatcaaaatacagtcctgacgaaccttgtggaacctgtttctcataccatgttcaataacaggcactgggtattccaacaagattcggcgccagctcatagagcgaagagcacacaagactggctggcggcgcgtgaaatcgacttcatccggcacgaagactggccctcctccagtccagatttgaatccgttagattacaagatatggcaacacttggaggaaaaggcgtgctcaaagcctcatcccaatttggagtcactcaagacatccttgattaaggcagccgccgatattgacatggacctcgttcgtgctgcgatagacgactggccgcgcagattgaaggcctgtattcaaaatcacggaggtcattttgaataaactttagtgtcataagaatctatgttttgttaagttcattttggtatatgaatggttacataatgaataaacttgtttcaattattttacattaaacatgtgacagaatttatgacctgactaggtatataccatcatatagcATGGCTATGCATGCGTCGCCACGGTTTGCCgtgccgtcgtaactatactgagattttagaaattatatctcaaggtgggtggcgcatttacgtcgtagatgtccatgggctccagtaaccacttaaccaggtgggctgtgagttcgtctactcatctaagaaagaaaaaaaaaaaaaaaaaaaaaaaaaaaaaaaaataattcgaaGAAAACGTAAAGTTTAAACACTGAAAATATTAGAGGCAAGAGCACTCACAGTGTTGAGGGGCACCCGACGTCGCGTCTGTTATTCTCGTGTGATCTCGAGTGGATCAACCCTTTAAGCTACAATAAGCCCTTGAAAAACTCGAACGAAAGCACATTTTAACAGCACTGTCAATATTATGAAACATTTTCATCATTTTCACAAAAGTTTTGGCTGCAAGATTCGTTTATTGAAGACtagtggcccgctccggctccgctgggatgtttaacaaaaatttcaacgatattaaatttcatgttgttttatttttttttaataaaagaacacttattgcggcataactacaatagttagacatatgctatcctgacactttttgtaaataataatgtgttctacaaaattttactacattatattattgtatcatcaatagttttcgcagggcacgcgatgtaaagaatatgtgaggtaatttttttacaccttgggttacattattggagttttagtaaggatccctaatttttttcaaaaaagattatagagCCTATGttacttgggaatagtgtagcttccaaatagtgaaagaatttttcaaatcagttcagtagtttcggagcctattcgaaacaaacaaacaaacaaatctttcctctttataatattagtatagatatagagaagtaactagaggtcccgcagtagtcgaaattcgactataattaattggaattgtaagtttgtacactattatgattgtattttatacttctataatcacaaatttcgctaaggctactttataaaaaaaatattaataaagacaaacaatatttaatctattatttatttgaccacagacgtcaagaacaaaagtttgacaataaatagcatgcatgtgtgtgtgcgtcaaatacatggtatgtagtgtgtgtaatgttttctttattgattaatgtgtcttttatgcattatttaaaaaaaatattagcattgtgcacttcttctctatatctatactaatattataaagaggaaagatttgtttgtttgtttgtttcgaataggctccgaaactactggaccgatttgaaa of the Bombyx mori chromosome 25, ASM3026992v2 genome contains:
- the LOC119630582 gene encoding uncharacterized protein LOC119630582, producing the protein MADDDPAMFVLFVREFCPDIMTQFKAHKAKLAAQSRAPLAAAANIPDSPMSPPTPAPASIASCAASSSGSDSDRLVPVEEYDHNPPGKPQKQKTTKLNKDFKNCIKIGTYNVRSLSSIHRYLELNNALKDIKYDILGLSETRKMGCHIEEYSDYVFCYIGETKGLYGVGFLIKKAWKSNITNFTCISERVALLQMNFGGLDISIIQAYAPTEKSDDTEIQKFYNDLKKAHTLSNEKIIILGDFNAKIGQPKKEEKLVMGQYGLGQRNERGERLLEYALEYRLAIINTYFKKRPSRRWTWKSPDEKVKNEIDYIMTNVPKIVQNYEVLNNVKFQTDHRLLRATVLLSQAKKNRKGFKPPPKIPKNEEETRYYIDSLKSNIETKLADTRNVQSYYDALEIAITKSLTSKNNTKKEKRHKIFSEETLALINQRSELTLRKNKDADIKKELSKIYKETSKAIKRDYSKHRQRIITENLNKFRSTKRAFKELNLRKTWIQKLEGQHKEITTRQEIVQKATSFYQELYKNKNKTIKEANDSHNCYNTETIRPIEEKDTYAQLKHLKSDKSPGPDAITNEALKIGAPVLLKPLTELFNLILEAEIVPIQWCTSDIILLYKKGNPLDINNYRPISLLNKLAFVLGLAH